The Pedosphaera parvula Ellin514 DNA segment CCGAGGATGCCCGGGACAAGGAGGCGGATTACGTCATGTTGTCGGACATTTTTCCGACCGGTTGGCATGCCACGGAACTTGCGGGGCTGCAGCCGGGCGAATCTGTGGTGATTTATGGATGCGGACCGGTTGGCTTGATGGCGGCGCATTCGGCGATGATCAAGGGCGCGAGCAAGGTCATGATCGTGGATCGTCATCCCGACCGGTTGCGGCTGGCCGAAAAGATTTGCGCAATTCCGATTGATGATTCGAAGGAAGAGCATGTTGAAAAGATCATGGAATTGACGAATGGCGAGGGTGCGGATCGGGGTTGCGAGTGTGTGGGTTATCAATGTCATGATCCGGCGGGGCATGAGGTGCCAAACATGACGATGAATGACCTGGTGAAATCCGTGCGGCCTACTGGCGGAATTGGCGTAGTGGGGGTGTTTATGCCGGAAGATCCGGGCGCGGCTGATGAACTGGCAAAGCATGGAAAGATAGCCTTTGATTTTGGAAAGTTCTTCGAGAAGGGATTGCACATGGGAACCGGCCAGGCGAACGTGAAAGCATACAACCGTTATCTGCGCGATCTCATTCATCAGGAGCGGGCGAAGCCGTCGTGGATTGTTTCGCACGAACTGGCTTTGGACGAAGCGGCGGACGGTTATAAACACTTCGACGCCCGGGACAAGGGGTGGACCAAGGTGATTCTGCATCCCGGCATGCACAAGCGAACCGCTCAGAAGCACGAGGAGAAAAAAGCAGCACCGCGGTCGCAAAGACTCGCGCATGCGCATTGAGGCGCGGGGACGGTTGTCCGGAAGCAAGATTGATGATGGCGGCACAGTCTCACTGTGCCGTCTTTTTAACGTTCGGCAGGCTCAAGGAAAAGAAGACTCTGCTCAAGGGCGCAGTGGATTGACAGATACCCTACGGGGGTATATGGTATCTTACATTATGAATGCAAAGGCGCACGCTAAAGTTAAGTCCAGGATTAACCGTGTTGCGGGGCAAATCGGGGCGGTCCAGCGGATGGTCGAGAAGATCGCTATTGTGTGGATATCCTCACGCAGATAGCGGCGATTCGCTCCGCGCTGGATGCCTTGGGCGTCGAGTTACTTACCAACCATATCGAATCATGTGTGCTGGGCCACGGCAGCCTCAGTGAGCATAAATGCGCCAGGCCGATGAACCAGGCGCAGCTTTTGGCAGAAGTCCAGACCACCCTTTCAAGGTTCTTAAAATGAGCACAGCCATCGATCCCATTTGTGGAATGGCGGTGGATACGCAGACGAATCTCAAGGTCGAGCGTGAGGGCAAGACTTTCTATTTTTGCAGCACTCACTGCCGACAGGCGTTTCTGGGGCGAACAGCTCCACCAGTGTCACGCGGTTGCTGTGGTGGCAAGGCGGAGGTTTCGCAGGAAACATCAGGTGATTGTTGCCATGGCGATCATGATGCAAAGGCAGTGACACCTTCAGCCACGGCAAAATATTATTGCCCCATGTGCCCAGGCGTGGAATCGGACAAGCCGGGAAATTGTCCGAAATGCGGCATGGCAATGGAACCGGTCGCTTCGGCCATCACGGCTTCCAAAACGATTTACACCTGCCCCATGCACCCGGAAGTGCAGGAGGAGCATCCCGGGAATTGCCCCAAATGCGGGATGGCTTTGGAGCCGAAGGAGATTGTCAGTGAGGCTGAGGAAGTAAGTGCCGAAGCCAGAGATATGTCACGCCGGTTCTGGATTGGATTGTTGCTTGGTTTTCCGGTCCTCATCCTGGCGATGGGAGATATGATTGGGTTGCCGATCAACCAGTGGATTCCTCTAAAAGTAAACCAATGGCTTCAATTCGTCCTGACGACCCCGGTCGTACTTTGGGCCGGTTGGCTCTTGCTGCAGCGAGGATGGCACTCCGTAGTTACGTGGAATTTGAACATGTTTACCCTGATTGGCATGGGAGTTGGCACGGCCTACCTGTTTAGCGTGGTGGGATTATTGTTTCCCGGTATTTTTCCACATTCCTATCGGCATGGTGGTGGTGTTCCTCTCTATTTTGAAGCCGCAGCCATAATCACTGTACTCGTGTTACTGGGACAGATGTTGGAAGCCAAGGCGCGCAGCCGCACCGGACAGGCGATCAAAGCCCTTTTAAAACAGGCAGCGAAGACCGCCAGAGTGGTGCGGGATGGCGAGGAAACCGAAATCCCGGTTGCTGAGGTTAAGCATGGCGATCTCCTGCGCGTGCGTCCGGGCGAAAAGGTGCCGGTGGATGGAACCGTCGTCGAAGGCCAGAGCAACGTGGATGAATCAATGATCACCGGTGAGTCAATGCCAGTCGGGAAAGCTGCGGGAGATGAGGTGACAGGGGCAACCCTCAACCAGACCGGTTCGTTTTTGATGCGAGCGGAGAAGGTGGGCAAAGAAACGATGCTCTCACAAATAGTGCAGATGGTGGCGGATGCCCAGCGCACCCGCGCGCCAATACAACGACTGGCTGACACAGTCTCCAGCTATTTCGTTCCCATTGTGGTGGTGATTTCAGTCGTTGCGTTTGGCTTGTGGATGTGGCTGGGGCCGCAGCCGAAGCTGGCTCATGCCCTGGTGGCGGCGGTGGCAGTGCTGATTATTGCCTGCCCTTGTGCGCTTGGTCTCGCGACTCCTATGTCGATCATGGTCGGCGTAGGCCGTGGCGCTCACGAGGGCGTGCTGGTAAAAAACGCTGAAGCCTTGGAGGTTTTAGAGAAGGTGGACACCATCGTAGTGGACAAAACCGGCACGCTCACTGAAGGAAAGCCAAAGTTGACGCGGATCATTACCCGGCCCGGGATTGACGAGCAGGAAGTCTTAAAACTCGCAGCATCATTGGAACAACAGAGTGAACATCCGTTGGCAGCAGCCATCGTTCAGGCGGCAAAAGAGCATCGCCAGTCCTTGGAGCAACCCGAAACATTCGATTCCATTACCGGCGGCGGAGTAACGGGCCGGATTCAAGGGCGAAGCGTGTTGATTGGAAAACCTGAACTGCTCACCGGGAAAGGTGTGCGTGGACTGGAATCATTGCTTGAGCAGGGGAGAACGTTGCAGAACGAAGGACAAACGGTCGTGTTCGTCGCGCGAGATGGAGAAGCCATTGGAGCGCTTGCCGTGGCCGATCCGATAAAGGAAAGCACTCCAGCAGCCATTGCGGAACTGCACCGAATGGGACTGAAAGTGGTGATGCTGACGGGGGACAACGAACAGACGGCCGGGGCGGTGGCGGCGAAATTGAAGATCGATGAAGTGCGCGCCCAAGTAGAGCCCCGTCAGAAACAGGAAGAGGTGCGCCGACTGCGGAGCCAATCACATGTTGTGGCCATGGCGGGTGACGGCATCAACGATGCTCCGGCCCTGGCCGCCGCCAACGTGGGCATCGCCATGGGAACGGGCACGGACGTCGCAATCGAGAGCGCCGGGATCACGCTCGTCAAAGGCGATTTGCGTGGCGTGGTCAAAGCGATTCACCTCAGCCGGGCCGTGATGCGCAACATTCGACAGAATCTTTTCTTTGCGTTTATTTACAATGCGCTGGGAGTTCCCATTGCCGCAGGTGTGTTGTATCCAGCCTTCGGTATTGTGTTGAGTCCGATCATTGCGAGTGCGGCAATGAGTTTTAGCTCGGTATCAGTTATCACGAATGCGTTGCGACTGCGAGCAACCAGCTTGAAAGTTTCGTAGAGCGGAACTGTTTGACAGAATTGCAGGTTCGAGCATTCTTTGAATACGGATTGCCAATGACACTGAACGGACAAAAGCAGCTTCGCCCCAGTCTCCGCATTCTCGCGGCGGCGTGCCTGGTTGGCTGGTTGGTGGCGATGGGTGTTTGCTCGGCGCATTGTTCACTCGGTTTTCTCACGACAAAGTCTCCAGGCAAACGTCCATGCTGCCAACATGAAGGCGGCAAGCAGGAGTCCGGCAACAGTTCCTGCCTGATCAAGAAGTCAGCATTGACCACGGTGACCGCTCACTTGCAGTTTAAACCGGAACTGCGTCCCCTCCACGTTCCAATCACCAGCGAACCGGTTCAGGAAGCAGTCCTGACCCAGACACTGATTTCTCCATTTCGCCAAGGGCTGCCGACCGACCGGCCAGCCACGCCTGAGGTGTATCTGGGTGCGGCCACTTTCAGTCTTGCTCCCCCTTTCCGTAGCTAATCAACTGCCTGTTTGATGGCTTAGGTTTTTCTTTGGTACCTGTTCAGGGCGAACTCTCACCATCGGATGGAATGCTGCTTGCGCTTACGTAATTGCGCTCATGAGGGCATAGCGGAATATCATGTAACTTTTGGAGTACTCAGAAAATGAAATCAGTTCAAATAATCTCCTTGTTGGGCGCTGCCGGACTGCTTGCCAGTTGCGCTTTTCATACGACGCCGCTACCCGCAAATCATCCGGCGGACCCGAATGCCGCGGAATCGGTAATGCCTGCCGCAATGCCAATACTGACGGGCGAGGAACAAACGAATTCAATGCCGGTAGGAAAGGATACGATGCCGGACGAACATCAGCATGTGCATGGGAAGGGCTCAGCGAAATGAGAACATTACTATCACTCTCATTACTCGGCGCGGCAGCGTTCACCGGTTGCGCAACCCATCCGAATCAGGCGCTGCAAGAAAGTGAACGTTCCCTGTCCGACAGAACGGGCGCGGAAGTCCGCTGGATTCGACAGGAAAAAGATCGCGAGGAGATTGAGAAATTAATCGCACCCTTGTTGCAGCAGGAATTGACGGCTGAATCGGCGGTGCGGATCGCGGTGCTGAATAATCGCAGTTTGCAGGCCGAGTTTGAGGAGGTTGGGATTTCACAAGCCGAGCTAATTCAAGCCGGGCTATTGAAGAATCCGCAATTTGCGGCGAGTTGGCGATTTCCAGATCGACCGCATGCGGGAGTGGATGCCGAGTACTCGCTGGCGGGGGATGTATTGGAACTAATTGTACTGCCTTTACGCAGGAAAGTGGCAGCGCGCAATCTCGAGCAAACGGAGTTGAGAGTCTCGGATGCTGTGCTGAAGCTGGCGGCGGAGGTGGAGACGGCGTTTTACGAACTGGAAGCGAGCGAACAATTGCTCAAGCGGTTTAGGGCGATTAGCGAAGTGAATGAAGCCGCTGCGGAGCTTTCCAAGCGCCAGCATGAGGCGGGAAATATCACCGATCTGAATCTGGATCAGCAGCAGGCCATGTATGCGCAATCACGGGTGCAAATCTCCCAGACGACCCGCTCCATCCGCCAGCAGCGTGAACGACTGAACCGGCTCATGGGTTTGTGGGGAAAGGATCTTGGCTGGAAGATCGCGGATCAGCTGCCGGAGATTCCCGAACAGGAAATTGCCTTGGAACATCTTGAAAAGGCAGCCGTTCAACAGCGAATGGATTTGGCCGCGTTGAAGCGGCGGGTGGATAATACCGGTTACGCATTGTCGCTGCGGAGCAAGACGCGGTTTGTTCCTTCCGCCATTAATCTCGGTGTGGATACCGAGCGCGATCCGGATGGCACGCGCATTACCGGGCCGACGCTCGACCTGGAGTTGCCGA contains these protein-coding regions:
- a CDS encoding glutathione-independent formaldehyde dehydrogenase — encoded protein: MKALVYNGPRDVQIKEVPEAKIEKPTDVLVKITSTNICGSDLHMYEGRTNVEVGKVLGHENLGEVVEVGKAVEKIKMGDMVCLPFNISCGHCKNCERGLTGFCLTANPGTAGAAYGYAGMGPYNGGQAEYLRVPYADFNCLKLPEDARDKEADYVMLSDIFPTGWHATELAGLQPGESVVIYGCGPVGLMAAHSAMIKGASKVMIVDRHPDRLRLAEKICAIPIDDSKEEHVEKIMELTNGEGADRGCECVGYQCHDPAGHEVPNMTMNDLVKSVRPTGGIGVVGVFMPEDPGAADELAKHGKIAFDFGKFFEKGLHMGTGQANVKAYNRYLRDLIHQERAKPSWIVSHELALDEAADGYKHFDARDKGWTKVILHPGMHKRTAQKHEEKKAAPRSQRLAHAH
- a CDS encoding metal-sensitive transcriptional regulator; amino-acid sequence: MDILTQIAAIRSALDALGVELLTNHIESCVLGHGSLSEHKCARPMNQAQLLAEVQTTLSRFLK
- a CDS encoding heavy metal translocating P-type ATPase; the encoded protein is MSTAIDPICGMAVDTQTNLKVEREGKTFYFCSTHCRQAFLGRTAPPVSRGCCGGKAEVSQETSGDCCHGDHDAKAVTPSATAKYYCPMCPGVESDKPGNCPKCGMAMEPVASAITASKTIYTCPMHPEVQEEHPGNCPKCGMALEPKEIVSEAEEVSAEARDMSRRFWIGLLLGFPVLILAMGDMIGLPINQWIPLKVNQWLQFVLTTPVVLWAGWLLLQRGWHSVVTWNLNMFTLIGMGVGTAYLFSVVGLLFPGIFPHSYRHGGGVPLYFEAAAIITVLVLLGQMLEAKARSRTGQAIKALLKQAAKTARVVRDGEETEIPVAEVKHGDLLRVRPGEKVPVDGTVVEGQSNVDESMITGESMPVGKAAGDEVTGATLNQTGSFLMRAEKVGKETMLSQIVQMVADAQRTRAPIQRLADTVSSYFVPIVVVISVVAFGLWMWLGPQPKLAHALVAAVAVLIIACPCALGLATPMSIMVGVGRGAHEGVLVKNAEALEVLEKVDTIVVDKTGTLTEGKPKLTRIITRPGIDEQEVLKLAASLEQQSEHPLAAAIVQAAKEHRQSLEQPETFDSITGGGVTGRIQGRSVLIGKPELLTGKGVRGLESLLEQGRTLQNEGQTVVFVARDGEAIGALAVADPIKESTPAAIAELHRMGLKVVMLTGDNEQTAGAVAAKLKIDEVRAQVEPRQKQEEVRRLRSQSHVVAMAGDGINDAPALAAANVGIAMGTGTDVAIESAGITLVKGDLRGVVKAIHLSRAVMRNIRQNLFFAFIYNALGVPIAAGVLYPAFGIVLSPIIASAAMSFSSVSVITNALRLRATSLKVS
- a CDS encoding TolC family protein translates to MRTLLSLSLLGAAAFTGCATHPNQALQESERSLSDRTGAEVRWIRQEKDREEIEKLIAPLLQQELTAESAVRIAVLNNRSLQAEFEEVGISQAELIQAGLLKNPQFAASWRFPDRPHAGVDAEYSLAGDVLELIVLPLRRKVAARNLEQTELRVSDAVLKLAAEVETAFYELEASEQLLKRFRAISEVNEAAAELSKRQHEAGNITDLNLDQQQAMYAQSRVQISQTTRSIRQQRERLNRLMGLWGKDLGWKIADQLPEIPEQEIALEHLEKAAVQQRMDLAALKRRVDNTGYALSLRSKTRFVPSAINLGVDTERDPDGTRITGPTLDLELPIFDQGQGAVAKLQAEYHKAQRELEAMAVNIRSEVREARDLLIMNRDLARYYGQTLLPQRMRIVSETLVQYNAMQEGTFELLTAKEQEIQAEREYVEAWRDYWIARVELARAVGGKLNFKNDAPLTNQKEKANSTETEHNHHH